One Punica granatum isolate Tunisia-2019 chromosome 3, ASM765513v2, whole genome shotgun sequence genomic window carries:
- the LOC116198541 gene encoding uncharacterized protein LOC116198541, with product MDSSPIFEQTLTPRKPAQSDENDCGSAQRRPNSSEGKKKRVSKKKILAEINELPSRTIVESSPSKLEETLSTGSELNKPSLSPYDPVTNYLSPRPQYLRYKPNRRREIFLHLEKEIELRKDACCDDAQQADSEDSNLADTCASSAASIIPEDIMKQENEECDDYDEEIEEEEEEEEDGSSTVQGLLKFLLLLVVLVLSSSYVCNMNASSVSTWPIKGIEVENVYRSNQNSTFEGDLLKILDKERSFLDHKDRYNNGVNFLIEDVRTTLVKTCVDAEEVTLGANVAEPISANVAMAEAESKGEPVDLCEALQQTCTETGYILDRIIDRSELKMSETGVAPTPSALDTENPEEGEVSSKEIEAGMIELQMAERERSINALSTENLEEVGVSSMEIETERSPHAQSTENLEEVKVAIMDTEAEVVGAQSEIEIEHIAYAVAELWSDKGVLVGLIESNWILKAVVGLTISFLLLGVRFLCKKKVGSHPSQGKMSDPDPLIGTKCDELQVIRDKNEDKSLNMCASFASPRPSVKRPIIEEEDSVSIRSRAPTIELLGEFVVAEVSSSLKRNVVKRTIEFEESTHSVSIEKGHSFLESSSMSSRRLNTTSKKTPALKEDGAGEGNKAASFTSSTPVRRSSRIRNRAVQSP from the exons ATGGATTCCTCTCCAATTTTTGAGCAAACCTTGACTCCGAGAAAGCCCGCTCAATCTG ATGAAAATGATTGTGGCTCTGCTCAAAGGCGGCCCAACTCGAGtgaggggaagaagaagagagtatctaagaagaaaattttagCAGAGATAAATGAGCTTCCTTCTCGTACTATTGTGGAGTCAAGCCCCTCCAAACTCGAGGAAACTCTGTCGACAGGATCAGAGTTGAACAAGCCATCTCTGAGTCCTTATGACCCCGTAACGAATTATCTTTCCCCCAGGCCCCAGTATCTCCGGTACAAGCCCAACAGGCGCCGGGAGATATTCCTTCACCTCGAGAAAGAGATCGAATTGAGGAAAGACGCCTGCTGTGATGATGCCCAACAGGCCGATTCCGAGGATTCCAACTTGGCTGATACTTGTGCCTCTTCAGCGGCTTCAATCATCCCGGAAGATATTATGAAGCAAGAGAATGAAGAATGTGATGACTATGATGAGGAAattgaagaggaggaagaggaagaagaagatgggaGTTCTACTGTGCAAGGGCTGTTGAAGTTCTTACTCTTGCTTGTTGTCTTGGTTCTTTCCAGCTCGTACGTGTGTAACATGAACGCCTCCTCTGTGAGTACATGGCCGATCAAGGGCATTGAAGTTGAAAATGTGTACCGGAGCAATCAGAATTCTACTTTTGAGGGCGATTTATTGAAGATCCTTGATAAGGAAAGGAGCTTCTTGGATCATAAGGATCGATACAATAATGGTGTCAATTTCTTGATTGAAGATGTGAGAACTACATTGGTCAAGACATGTGTGGATGCTGAAGAAGTTACTTTAGGAGCAAATGTAGCAGAGCCAATCAGTGCAAATGTAGCCATGGCTGAAGCTGAAAGCAAGGGAGAACCTGTTGACTTGTGTGAGGCTTTGCAGCAGACGTGTACGGAAACTGGATATATTCTGGATCGAATCATCGACAGATCTGAGTTAAAGATGAGTGAAACAGGAGTAGCACCCACTCCTAGTGCTCTTGACACTGAGAATCCGGAAGAAGGTGAGGTCTCATCAAAGGAGATAGAAGCTGGAATGATAGAGTTGCAGATGGCTGAAAGGGAGAGATCAATCAATGCTCTTAGCACTGAGAATTTGGAAGAAGTCGGGGTCTCGTCAATGGAGATTGAAACTGAGAGATCACCCCATGCTCAAAGCACCGAGAATTTGGAAGAAGTCAAGGTAGCAATAATGGATACTGAAGCTGAAGTAGTGGGGGCACAGAGCGAAATCGAGATAGAGCATATTGCTTATGCTGTCGCGGAGTTATGGTCCGATAAGGGAGTCCTGGTGGGGCTGATTGAAAGCAACTGGATTCTGAAAGCAGTAGTTGGTCTCACAATCTCGTTCTTGCTTCTTGGTGTCCGCTTTCTTTGCAAGAAAAAAGTTGGGAGCCACCCTTCTCAAGGAAAGATGTCTGATCCCGACCCTTTGATAGGAACCAAATGCGATGAGTTGCAAGTGATTCGGGATAAAAATGAAGACAAGAGCTTGAATATGTGTGCTTCTTTTGCTAGTCCAAGGCCATCAGTGAAGCGTCCGATCATAGAAGAGGAGGACAGCGTGTCCATCCGTAGCCGAGCACCAACCATTGAGTTGCTTGGGGAATTTGTTGTTGCAGAAGTCAGCAGCTCTCTCAAGCGGAACGTTGTGAAAAGAACAATTGAGTTTGAAGAGAGCACCCATTCCGTCTCCATCGAGAAGGGACACAGCTTCTTGGAGTCTTCTTCGATGAGCTCAAGAAGATTAAACACTACTTCCAAGAAAACTCCGGCACTGAAG GAGGATGGAGCTGGAGAAGGAAATAAGGCGGCATCATTCACAAGTTCAACTCCAGTGCGAAGGTCTAGTCGGATTCGCAACCGAGCAGTGCAGTCTCCCTGA